The DNA sequence GACCGGACGCCATGGGCAACAGCTACCTGCAGGTGGTGCGCTTTGGCACGAATGGGGTGGACGCACAGACCTTGCTTGCCCACGGGCAGGACGAAGCGGCGCTGACGGGTGGCCGCGGTGTGGACCCGGTCGCGCGGTATTCGCGCAAGGCGTGGTTGCGCTTTCCTTTCCGTGAGGCGGACATTGCAAGGGATCCCGGACTGCGCAGGGTGGTGTTGCCGCCTTGAGGCGGTCCGTCAACCAGTTCAAAAAACTTTTTCAGCTACCCGGAGCCGCACCGCGCCGATGTTCAGGCGCGAGTGGGCACAGGCCGCAGTAGCCTTCACCCGGCAGCAGGTAGTACAGGCAGCATTGGCGGTGCAGCCGCACAGGCGTCACCACGCCGCCTTGCACGGCTGACGACCGGCGCCGGACGCCATGCAGGGGATTCGTCGATCCATCTTCGTTGACCGCACATTGCAGCAGTGCGTGATGATCCGCTGCAATGTGCGCCGCGCCGCCCGTCCGTTGCAGGCCGTGCTCGAGCACGCTTTCCAGATATCTTGCGGCGTTGCCCCACAGAATCTTGCGGGCCACCCGTGTCTGTGCGCGCAGTGCCGCGAACAGCGGGTCCAGGTGGTCGGCAAGCAGGGGTTCGTACCGTTCCTGTGTCGACGTTCCCGGAAGCGCATCGCCCAGGTGCCGGATATGGAAGCGTGTGGCGGCGCCGTCCTTATCGAAGCTGACCGCCATGTCGTCGGCGTGCAAGGGGAATCGGTGCTGCAGGATGCTGGCTGCGGCGACAACGGCCGGAAGCAGCGTCCACAGATAGCTGAGGCTCCATGCCGACGCCGCGGCGCGCAGGTCGGTGCCCGTGACCCGGCGATAGCGTGCGTGCTGCGCAAGCACGTCCTGTAGCAGCGCAGCATCGTCGATCAGCCGGGATACGGGTATCGCATCGGCGGGCCAGGCGTCCGCACAGGCCAGCGCTTCGCCTTCTTCTGCCCAGTCCCCGGTAAACAGGGGGGCGAGCATCGGGATCATTGGCCCGCCTGGTGAAGAGGGCGGCCATTGGCGGGGGCCAGTGGCCCCGGCGTGCAGGGTGGCGCAGGTGTCATGGGCGTGGGACGCGGAGGGGCAGTGGATGTTTAACGCCTCGGCGGTCAGGTGCAGACAGGTGCTTCTGCGAACCAAGGTCGCTCGTACTTCCCGAACCTTCGATCGCCCCAACTTTTTAGCCGCTAAAAAAGGTCCGCGACCCGCCGCCCCCAGCAACCGTTATCCCGAAATTCTCCACTAAACAAATTCGATATATCCGCGTTCCACAGGAAGTTGACGTGCAGGGGGCGGCCGGTGGTGCCGGCTTGCACGTGTCCATCTTCCGAGGGCGTCGCTTGCTTACCTATCTCATTCAACAGTCGCGCAACCTGATGATCGGCGCGGCAGTGGCAAGTGTGCTCAGTGGCATCTGCAGCGTCTTGCTGCTGACGCAGATCACCGCGGCGTTGACGGCGGCATCACCGGCCGAGCGCGCCGTGCTGGCTTGGCGGTTCGCGGGATTCGCGGTGGTGGCGATGGTCAGCCAGATGGTCGCGTCCGTGCTGTTCGAGCGCTTGAATCAGCGGGCGCATGCGGACATGCGGCGCTTCATTTCCGGCCGCGTGATCGATGCGGAGTATCGCCGCCTGGAAGAGATTGGCGGGCCGCGTGTGCAGTCGGCGCTGTCCGAGCACAGCACGCAAGTGGCCGAATTTTTTGTGAGCTTTCCGACGATCCTGGTCAACGCCATCATCGTGACGGGCTGCCTCGTCTACATGGCGCTGCTGTCGTGGTACGTGTTTTTGGCGGCGGTGGTGGTGATCGGGCTGGGCTCGGTCGGCTATCACCTGGCCCACCTGCGCGCGATCCGGCATCTGGACGTGGCGTCGAAAGAGCAGGACAAGCTGTTCGATCACTTCCGGTCCTTGATGGACGGCGCAAAGGAATTGCGGCTGCATGCCGGCAAGCGGCGGCGCTTTGCGGACACGGTGCTGGGCGGGTCGATCGAGACGGTGCGTCGTGAACGTGCATTCGGCATGTCGGTGTTCCTGGTGTCGACGGCCTGGGGCAATTTCCTGATCTACGCGTTTATCGGGTTGGTGCTGTTCGTGTTGGTGGGGGACGTGCCTGAGCGCGGGCGGGTCATGACCGGCTTTGCGCTGGTGTTCGTGTACATGGTGGCGCCGCTGGAGAACCTGCTGATGGCGCTGCCGCGCGCGAACATGGCGCGGGTGTCGGGCGCGCGTATTGATGAGATCACGCAGCAGCTGGATCGGACGACGCTGGATGATGCGTCGCGGGATCTGGCGTCATCAACCGGACCCCGCCGCGGCACGCCGTCCTTGGCATCGACGGGGCTGCCGTACCCAGCCCCGGCAGATTTGCCGCACCCAGCATCGACAGAGTTGCCGTTTGCGGGCCTGGCGCTGCGGGACGTCTGCCATACCTACTACCACGAAGGTCTGGATGACCTGTTCAAGCTGGGCCCGATCGCGTTGACATTCGCGCCCGGCGAAATCACATACCTGGTTGGCGGCAACGGGAGCGGAAAGACCTCCCTGGCCAAGTTGCTGGTGGGGCTGTATCAGCCGGAAAGCGGCGAGATCCTGTGCAACGGGGACTTGGTGACGGACGCCAATCGGGACCGGTATCGGCAGAATTTTTCAGCGATCTTTTCCGACTTCCATCTGTTCGATCAATTGCTCGAAGGAGCGTCGGCCGATAGGGATGCGCAGGGCAATGCCTTGCTGACCAAGCTCAATCTGCATCACAAGGTGCAGGTGATCAATGGCGCATTCACGACGCGCGCCTTGTCGCAGGGGCAGCGCAAGCGCCTGGCGCTGGTGGTGGCCTACCTGGAAGACCGACCTTTCCTGGTGTTCGACGAATGGGCGGCCGACCAGGATCCGGTGTTCAAGGACGTGTTCTATCGCGAGTTGCTGCCCGAGTTGCGTGCGCGGGGCAAGGCAGTGCTGGTGATCTCGCACGATGACCGGTATTTCCATCTGGCCGACCGGCTGGTCCGGATGGAGAACGGGCAGGTGATCGCCGTCGAGAGCCCGAGCGGATCTTGATGCCCGTCCGGCCGATTCCGGTCGGCAGGCGATGGCCGGTCGACCGTCAGATGTTTGTCGTGGCGCATCGTTGGGTTGGCCTGGTGCTGGCTGGCTTTTTGTTGCTGGCGGGGGTGACGGGGGCGCTGCTGGTGTGGAACGACGCGTTGGACGAGGCGATATCGCCGGCCTTGTTCCGCGTCACGCCGCCTTCCGCTGAAGCGGTGCCAATGGATCCCGTTGATCTGGTCGAACGGGTGCAGGCGCGTTATCCGCAGGCGCAGGTTCGCTACGCGCCGTTGCGGGTGGAAGCGGGGCGGACGCTGGTGGTGTATCTGGCGGCGAACACCGAGGCCGCCCAGCAGAACGCTGTGGACTTGCCGAACGACCAGATCTTTGTCGATCCCTATCGCGGTGTCGTGGTCGGGGAACGCAAGTGGGGAGACATCGGGCAAGGGTGGAAGAATCTGATGCCCTTCATTTACCGGCTGCATTTTTCATTGGCGCTGGACACGATCGGCAGCTATGTCTTTGGCGTGATTGCCTTGCTGTGGACGTTGGACTGTTTTGTGGGCGCGTACCTGACGTTTCCCGCGGCGCTGAAGAAAAAACGGGCGGACAGCAAGCCGTGGCGGCGGCGGTGGTGGCCGTCGTGGAAGGTGCGGTGGGATGGCGGCGCCTACAAGGTGACTTTCGATCTGCATCGCGCGGGCGGCTTGTGGGTGTGGGCCATGCTGTTCGTGCTGGCGTGGAGCAGCGTCGCGTTCGATCTGTCGGAGGTGTATGACCCGGTCATGAAGACCGTGCTGGCGCATCAGCCGGAGGGTGTCACGCCGCAGGGCGCTTCGGCAGCTCAGGCCGCGCCGTTAATGAACTGGCGGCACGCGCACGAAATGGGGCGTCGCTTGATGGCCGAGCAGGCGTCATTGCAGGTGCCGCCGGTGGTCGTGATCAATGAAGAAGCCCTGGGTTACGACGCGTCTGCGAGGACGTACCGGTATGTGGTGCGCAGCGATCGGGATATCCGGGATCACCGGGGCGCCACCAGCCTGACGTTCGATGCTGGCGGGCTTGCACATCTGTGGCTACCCACCGGCGCGGCGGCGGGCGATACGGTGCGCACCTGGCTGACCAGCCTGCACATGGCGGCGGTCTGGGGATTGCCGTTCGATGTGTTCGTGACAGTGATGGGCCTGTTGGTGGCGATGCTGAGCGTGACGGGTGTCGTGATCTGGTGGAAGAAGTGGCGGGGGCGGCGAGCGCAGGCAGCGCGGCTGGTTGGTGTGGCGCCGTTGGCGGCTGCCAAGGCGACCCGTGCGGCCACCCGCGGTCAGGTGGCCTGAATGGCGAACTTCAGCGCGGCGATCACGCATGGGATTCGGCTGTTCTGCGTCGTGATTTGCGTGGCGGTGCCCTTACTCGCCGCCACAGCCACAGTCGCATCCACTTCCACCGCTACGTCTGCGTTCAATTCGATTCCTGTGCCTTCTGTCCTGCTGCCGGCCGCGCATCGGCTTGATCCTTTCTCGCCCACCGACGCCATCGCGTTCCCGTCGCTGGTCAACGCCCCGGTCATCGACCAATTCATCCAGGTTGCGCCGCGCGCGGGCGTGGCGCCGACTCGCCGCACCGAACTGCGTGTGGCGCACGACGGCCGCACGCTGTATCTGCGGATCGACGCGTGGGATCCTGCGCCGTCGACTGTTGTCGCGCAGCAGATGCGGCGGGATGTGGAGGGCATGCTGAAAGAGGATCAGGTCACGGTGGTGATCGACCCCGATGGCGACGGGCGCAACGGGTTCCTGTTCGTGGTGAATGCCAACGGCGCGCAGTTTGACGCGTTGGTGTTCGATGGCGGGCAGATGCGTTTCGATTGGGACGCACGGTGGGTGAGCCGGGCACGCGTCGGGCCGGAGGGATGGCATGCAGACCTGGCGATTCCGCTATCGGTATTTGGCCGACGGCGTTCGGGTGGGCAAGGTGCGGACGAAGGCTTTGGCTATCCCCATGCCGTTGACGAGCCGGTGTCCAGCGCTTCCGCGACAGTGACCCCTGGCCTGCCCCCCACCTGGCGCCTGAACGCCGAACGCTGGATGCCCAATGGCAGCGAGCGCGTGCGGCTCGCCGGCATCCAGCCCGACAAGTTTGTGTATTCGCTGGGTGACGCGTTACCGATGCCGGCGATCGTGGCCGAGCAGGACGGCCTGGGCGTGCGGGTGAAGGCGTCGGTGCGAGGGACGGCGGAATCGTCGGGCGCATCGGGC is a window from the Pigmentiphaga litoralis genome containing:
- the fhuF gene encoding siderophore-iron reductase FhuF, which translates into the protein MIPMLAPLFTGDWAEEGEALACADAWPADAIPVSRLIDDAALLQDVLAQHARYRRVTGTDLRAAASAWSLSYLWTLLPAVVAAASILQHRFPLHADDMAVSFDKDGAATRFHIRHLGDALPGTSTQERYEPLLADHLDPLFAALRAQTRVARKILWGNAARYLESVLEHGLQRTGGAAHIAADHHALLQCAVNEDGSTNPLHGVRRRSSAVQGGVVTPVRLHRQCCLYYLLPGEGYCGLCPLAPEHRRGAAPGS
- a CDS encoding ATP-binding cassette domain-containing protein yields the protein MLTYLIQQSRNLMIGAAVASVLSGICSVLLLTQITAALTAASPAERAVLAWRFAGFAVVAMVSQMVASVLFERLNQRAHADMRRFISGRVIDAEYRRLEEIGGPRVQSALSEHSTQVAEFFVSFPTILVNAIIVTGCLVYMALLSWYVFLAAVVVIGLGSVGYHLAHLRAIRHLDVASKEQDKLFDHFRSLMDGAKELRLHAGKRRRFADTVLGGSIETVRRERAFGMSVFLVSTAWGNFLIYAFIGLVLFVLVGDVPERGRVMTGFALVFVYMVAPLENLLMALPRANMARVSGARIDEITQQLDRTTLDDASRDLASSTGPRRGTPSLASTGLPYPAPADLPHPASTELPFAGLALRDVCHTYYHEGLDDLFKLGPIALTFAPGEITYLVGGNGSGKTSLAKLLVGLYQPESGEILCNGDLVTDANRDRYRQNFSAIFSDFHLFDQLLEGASADRDAQGNALLTKLNLHHKVQVINGAFTTRALSQGQRKRLALVVAYLEDRPFLVFDEWAADQDPVFKDVFYRELLPELRARGKAVLVISHDDRYFHLADRLVRMENGQVIAVESPSGS
- a CDS encoding PepSY-associated TM helix domain-containing protein: MPVRPIPVGRRWPVDRQMFVVAHRWVGLVLAGFLLLAGVTGALLVWNDALDEAISPALFRVTPPSAEAVPMDPVDLVERVQARYPQAQVRYAPLRVEAGRTLVVYLAANTEAAQQNAVDLPNDQIFVDPYRGVVVGERKWGDIGQGWKNLMPFIYRLHFSLALDTIGSYVFGVIALLWTLDCFVGAYLTFPAALKKKRADSKPWRRRWWPSWKVRWDGGAYKVTFDLHRAGGLWVWAMLFVLAWSSVAFDLSEVYDPVMKTVLAHQPEGVTPQGASAAQAAPLMNWRHAHEMGRRLMAEQASLQVPPVVVINEEALGYDASARTYRYVVRSDRDIRDHRGATSLTFDAGGLAHLWLPTGAAAGDTVRTWLTSLHMAAVWGLPFDVFVTVMGLLVAMLSVTGVVIWWKKWRGRRAQAARLVGVAPLAAAKATRAATRGQVA